One Pochonia chlamydosporia 170 chromosome 5, whole genome shotgun sequence DNA segment encodes these proteins:
- a CDS encoding cytochrome P450 52A11 (similar to Neurospora crassa OR74A XP_958030.2): MGVVEAVVEQLSAKFILSFLLFALVLRGVLRRLDEHRRIKRLGNYGKDMGSWVPLGLDIISRGLRAVWTHKTMEVWRDQFFKRNKRNTVEARIANERVVFTIDPDNIKAILATQFSDFGKGEPFRQEWGEFLGDSIFTTDGAMWHNSRQMLRPQFTRDRVSDLDCFESHMDTLFRAMANGGALQGENQPVEMSKVNGQVIDIADLFYRYTLDVATDFLLGADVQSMSTPKQEFAEAFNNVQRFQNISSRANNLRWLLPKWQYRADLRVINTFVGRFIDLALRMTPDELESKSKADKGYTFLHELARFTRDPKVIRDQVIAVLLAGRDTTAGTLSWAIYELARHPECFTKMRREILDVVGPTKPPTYEHLKNMSYMKAVINETLRLYPSVPFNVRLALKDCTLPRGGGPDGTEPLPVLKDTKVGYSTLVMQRRPELYPPVSETFADPAVFSPERWANWHPKPHEYIPFNAGPRICIGQQFALTEMSYVLVRMFQRFDRLDNHMFALDGDNPMLRADVVLSPGQGVHVAFWEAQKA; this comes from the exons ATGGGTGTCGTTGAGGCCGTCGTGGAACAATTATCTGCGAAATTTATTCTTTCCTTCCTCCTATTTGCTCTTGTGTTGCGCGGCGTCCTCCGCCGTCTCGACGAGCATCGACGTATCAAGCGCCTAGGTAATTATGGCAAAGACATGGGAAGCTGGGTTCCACTGG GCCTGGACATAATCTCTAGAGGTCTCCGTGCAGTATGGACTCATAAAACCATGGAGGTCTGGCGCGATCAGTTCTTTAAGCGTAACAAGCGCAACACGGTTGAGGCCCGTATCGCCAACGAACGCGTCGTCTTTACCATTGACCCGGACAACATCAAGGCCATCCTGGCGACACAGTTTTCTGATTTTGGCAAAGGAGAGCCTTTCCGTCAAGAATGGGGCGAATTTCTAGGCGACAGTATCTTTACTACTGACGGCGCTATGTGGCATAATAGTCGTCAAATGCTGCGACCTCAATTCACCAGAGACCGTGTTAGTGACTTAGATTGTTTCGAGTCTCACATGGATACCCTTTTCAGGGCCATGGCGAATGGCGGTGCCTTACAAGGAGAGAACCAGCCCGTTGAGATGAGCAAGGTTAATGGCCAAGTCATTGACATTGCCGATTTGTTTTACCGATACACGCTGGATGTCGCCACTGACTTTCTTCTCGGAGCTGACGTTCAGTCGATGAG CACCCCCAAGCAAGAATTCGCCGAAGCCTTCAACAATGTCCAGCGCTTTCAGAACATCTCTTCTCGTGCCAACAACTTGCGCTGGTTGCTTCCCAAATGGCAGTACCGCGCTGATCTCCGTGTAATCAACACGTTCGTCGGACGTTTCATCGACCTCGCACTACGAATGACCCCTGATGAACTTGAATCCAAGAGCAAAGCCGACAAGGGCTACACCTTCCTCCACGAGCTCGCTCGTTTCACCCGCGACCCCAAGGTCATTCGAGACCAAGTTATTGCAGTCTTGCTCGCTGGCCGCGATACCACTGCCGGAACCTTGTCATGGGCTATTTACGAACTGGCTCGTCACCCGGAATGTTTCACTAAGATGCGACGAGAAATCCTCGACGTTGTCGGCCCTACTAAGCCACCTACTTATGAGCATCTCAAGAACATGTCTTACATGAAGGCCGTCATCAACGAAACGCTTCGCCTCTACCCTTCTGTTCCATTCAATGTACGCCTCGCTCTCAAGGACTGCACCCTTCCTCGCGGCGGCGGACCCGATGGCACAGAGCCCCTGCCCGTCCTCAAAGACACCAAAGTCGGTTATTCAACGCTGGTTATGCAGCGTCGGCCGGAGCTGTACCCCCCTGTTTCCGAGACGTTCGCCGACCCTGCTGTGTTCAGCCCCGAGCGCTGGGCAAACTGGCACCCGAAGCCTCACGAATACATTCCTTTCAATGCTGGTCCTCGTATCTGTATTGGTCAGCAGTTCGCCCTGACGGAGATGAGCTACGTTCTTGTACGAATGTTCCAGCGCTTCGACCGTCTTGATAACCACATGTTTGCATTGGATGGGGATAATCCCATGTTGAGGGCAGACGTGGTCTTGTCCCCTGGACAAGGTGTACATGTTGCTTTTTGGGAGGCACAAAAGGCATGA
- a CDS encoding mediator-RNA polymerase II transcription subunit 14 (similar to Magnaporthe oryzae 70-15 XP_003710025.1) translates to MESSGQNGTRTDHDRDSIMNGVNGANGTPQYANVSKEKASAAATTDGSAKAINGNDGSRPQEPNQNGESSQSRNRMNDLPDEIVHITQGFVPLSLLLTRLAQTSHNALQEKIAELTKMPVPAAAANGSSSYSSSGPDDSSADNLRKKGNLVNFAQEWHGKWLKALVITDWSRKSHLVSKLIDLKFHIDQQRILYDGALDFMVNVKRDLTFARMPSPDLKTALQVLSTGSAPWMPDLGYIEPPALTPETQLKWMNELNTLLSLRLNLEDFDKIPYHFRNYEIASGRVTFRVEGEFEVDLTIADEDFEKQFWFIDFRYAFTPAASSISESLRTHLENCVNDVLGKEGLLGCYQFLHELVLTTKINELKRQALQLSRTSWTGTLNVEPLNRALSIQYWTGRSTTMGSKSWILVAVNSNRTQNGKENASSTSQLVAKWYRDNKEVTEVELELNVNELSAETLLTNVIARHIEHILASIHDKLLTTSRFKNHEASMTLRISKTDPAFSVLTTQVGYNGEASVLLEPMTGAFALKPPSRFTIQPEHQLNNGKSPAEDGLNCLEALRCAILEDELHRRATLMGWFVRKPAMSAEELKSATKVRDWTRAIWLQKDGWGSSWFVVVVLGLNGDEWWLLESNANKSLRFQARIPLNGGYPDLSDFFWQNLAFFTTGVISQSVDLRELHRRQIKCRSSATAKLSLSRKVRLPSTEVELSALFPSMVFDKSKSEEDTTSNNDEQLDHMHLLSLIQRASGAALVRKKAWAENIVHVTFKGIRGFSTLENATDEGPQDGPQEKELICTSEAILRVRRPSKFASLDGLADRDVSYDPSRGEFALRIQRAVGKPILSALKSQIKAIDRFVNFLEALDSAKGTITTESVTLRQITFFYNEPKDHETSAQEEAATEEPPKRWRVVLDLSKDDIDIEIEKGNPHLRVLDLMRQLVNSDGGIGALMAWLPASLPALQAIDKMETEWEPIQASGQGRLVFSMKTIAWMSIEYTINSDEKTLTKPVRLEVKMEPRRCQAWWHVWRSDAESTAQDAISAALQPIWNKKGDNWLGLSTGAAGRPHGGVVKMLLAVDEAIRGTVTNESSGTQDTDVVVLD, encoded by the exons ATGGAGTCGAGCGGCCAAAATGGCACGCGCACCGATCATGATAGGGATTCTATCATGAACGGTGTCAAtggtgccaatggcactCCTCAGTATGCGAACGTTTCCAAAGAGAaagcctctgctgctgcaacgACGGATGGCTCTGCGAAAGCTATCAACGGCAACGACGGATCGCGGCCGCAGGAACCGAACCAGAACGGAGAGTCCAGTCAAAGTCGAAATCGAATGAACGACCTTCCCGATGAAATCGTACACATCACACAGGGATTTGTTCCCTTATCACTTCTTCTAACTCGCCTTGCCCAAACTTCACACAATGCCCTTCAAGAAAAAATTGCCGAGCTGACTAAGATGCCAGTGCCCGCGGCAGCAGCAAACGGCAGTTCTTCGTATTCTTCTAGCGGGCCGGATGATAGCTCTGCAGACAACTTGAGAAAAAAGGGGAACCTGGTCAACTTTGCCCAGGAGTGGCACGGGAAATGGCTAAAAGCCCTTGTCATTACCGACTGGAGCAGGAAATCTCACCTGGTCAGCAAACTCATTGATCTCAAGTTTCACATCGACCAGCAAAGGATACTCTACGACGGGGCTCTCGACTTCATGGTCAATGTGAAGCGGGACTTGACGTTTGCTCGTATGCCGAGCCCTGACTTAAAAACTGCTCTCCAAGTCCTTTCTACAGGGAGTGCCCCCTGGATGCCTGAT CTTGGATATATCGAACCACCCGCCTTAACGCCCGAAACTCAGCTGAAGTGGATGAACGAACTGAACACCTTATTATCATTAAGACTCAACTTAGAAGACTTCGATAAGATTCCGTATCATTTTCGAAACTACGAAATTGCCTCTGGACGAGTTACTTTTAGAGTCGAGGGCGAGTTCGAGGTTGACCTGACCATCGCCGACGAGGACTTTGAAAAGCAGTTTTGGTTCATCGATTTCCGATACGCATTtacaccagcagcttcttcgatTTCGGAATCATTACGAACCCACTTGGAAAACTGCGTTAACGATGTTCTCGGAAAAGAAGGCTTACTTGGATGCTATCAATTTCTGCATGAGCTTGTTTTGACGACCAAGATCAATGAACTCAAACGACAAGCCTTGCAGCTGAGTCGCACCTCTTGGACGGGCACGCTAAATGTGGAACCTCTAAACCGAGCGCTTTCAATCCAATACTGGACGGGACGGTCGACAACGATGGGTTCGAAGAGCTGGATTTTGGTTGCTGTCAATAGTAACCGCACACAAAACGGCAAAGAGAacgcatcatcaacaagtcaactggtggcaaaGTGGTATCGAGATAATAAGGAGGTGACGGAAGTGGAACTTGAGTTGAACGTAAATGAACTGTCGGCGGAAACGCTGCTGACGAATGTCATTGCTCGACACATTGAACATATCCTCGCCAGCATCCACGACAAGCTTTTAACAACATCACGATTCAAGAATCACGAAGCCAGCATGACTCTACGGATATCAAAAACAGACCCGGCGTTTTCTGTCTTGACGACTCAAGTGGGATATAACGGGGAAGCTTCGGTGTTGCTAGAACCCATGACAGGAGCATTTGCCTTGAAACCACCGTCAAGGTTTACTATTCAACCAGAGCACCAGCTGAATAATGGCAAAAGCCCCGCCGAGGATGGTCTCAACTGTTTGGAAGCGCTTCGGTGTGCAATCTTGGAGGACGAGTTGCACCGTCGGGCGACACTGATGGGATGGTTCGTTCGAAAACCGGCCATGTCGGCAGAAGAGTTGAAGTCGGCAACCAAGGTACGGGATTGGACTCGCGCCATCTGGTTACAAAAGGATGGTTGGGGCTCAAGCtggtttgtggttgttgtgctGGGCCTGAATGGCGACGAGTGGTGGCTACTTGAGTC GAATGCCAACAAATCATTGAGGTTCCAAGCCAGAATACCACTCAACGGCGGCTATCCTGATTTGTCGGATTTCTTCTGGCAGAATCTGGCATTCTTTACGACGGGAGTTATTTCGCAATCGGTCGATTTGAGAGAGCTGCATCGACGACAGATCAAGTGTAGGTCAAGTGCAACTGCCAAATTGTCCCTCTCGCGAAAGGTTCGATTGCCATCCACAGAGGTGGAGCTTTCTGCCTTGTTTCCGTCGATGGTATTTGATAAGAGCAAATCGGAAGAGGACACAACGTCGAATAACGATGAACAACTTGATCACATGCATCTTCTCTCACTTATCCAGCGAGCCTCAGGTGCTGCCCTGGTGCGAAAGAAGGCATGGGCAGAAAACATTGTCCATGTCACGTTTAAGGGAATTCGAGGTTTCTCAACGCTCGAAAATGCAACTGACGAGGGACCCCAGGATGGGCCCCAGGAGAAAGAACTTATTTGCACATCAGAAGCTATTCTAAGGGTTAGAAGGCCTTCGAAATTCGCTTCACTGGACGGCCTCGCAGATCGTGACGTGTCTTACGATCCGAGCCGAGGCGAGTTCGCGCTGCGCATCCAACGCGCAGTTGGAAAACCGATACTCAGCGCACTCAAGTCGCAAATCAAGGCTATTGACCGATTCGTCAACTTTTTGGAGGCCTTAGACAGCGCCAAAGGCACCATCACAACCGAGTCGGTAACTTTACGGCAAATCACGTTTTTCTACAATGAACCAAAGGACCACGAGACTAGCGCCCAGGAAGAGGCCGCAACTGAAGAACCACCCAAGCGCTGGCGTGTTGTTCTCGACCTCTCCAAGGACGACATTGATATCGAAATCGAGAAGGGTAATCCCCATCTGCGAGTACTCGATCTAATGAGACAGCTGGTCAACAGCGACGGTGGCATCGGcgccttgatggcctggcTGCCCGCATCATTACCCGCCCTccaggccattgacaagatggagacGGAATGGGAGCCAATCCAGGCTTCCGGGCAAGGCCGTCTCGTCTTCTCCATGAAGACAATCGCCTGGATGAGCATTGAATACACCATTAACTCGGATGAAAAGACGCTCACGAAACCGGTCCGCTTAGAAGTAAAGATGGAGCCTCGCCGCTGCCAAGCATGGTGGCACGTCTGGCGATCCGACGCCGAATCAACCGCCCAGGACGCCATTTCCGCAGCCTTGCAACCGATCTGGAACAAAAAAGGCGACAATTGGCTCGGCCTGTCCACAGGGGCGGCTGGTCGTCCTCATGGCGGCGTCGTGAAGATGCTATTAGCTGTGGATGAAGCTATTCGGGGGACTGTAACTAATGAATCTAGCGGGACACAGGACACCGACGTAGTTGTCCTGGATTAG
- a CDS encoding nuclear polyadenylated rna-binding protein (similar to Colletotrichum gloeosporioides Nara gc5 XP_007277828.1), whose protein sequence is MSVEVSLGTPLADALDAAIKPKLIEVGWGTGSDDSASLSEYIVLMLVNGKSQDQIAADLSNDLLDLPADDPTVHAFSRWLFEQVGLLNSQLNGGNSAGGDTMNGASQEMAQGGEMDTDMNTNDVSELNAPTGPRSMRNGNFRGNREKRMLGHMSKAMDRTGDNALHRVRGNGNERINTHGRTPPSGPRNAQGRMQRGNRAANLQAGLAAGPQNGAWMMNGQQPSEMDIMAMMEQQNQMMFQLSQQLMSGGANNNRGFGNQRRGKSLFDRVQNPHQRRGNQHNQQANADGSRENTEGGEDVEMSGDKRNPPNPDDTVCKYNLHCTNRECKFAHQSPVAPPGVTVDVTDVCSFGAACKNRKCVGRHPSPATKLAHQGEQDCKFFPNCQNPRCPFRHPSMPLCRNGANCTTEGCKFTHVKTKCKFNPCMNPTCAFAHEEGQQGGFKDKVWTAESGTKDHVSDRKFVNDNGETELVRPDDMTTDQAAQDAEVIG, encoded by the exons ATGTCAGTCGAGGTTAGCTTGGGCACCCCTCTTGCGGATGCGCTCGACGCCGCGATCAAACCCAAGCTTATCGAAGTTGGATGGGGCACTGGCTCCGATGACTCTGCGTCGCTGTCCGAGTACATTGTCCTTATGCTCGTCAACGGAAAAAGCCAAGATCAGATTGCCGCAGACTTATCCAACGATTTACTTGATCTTCCAGCCGATGATCCCACAGTCCATGCGTTTTCCAGATGGCTCTTTGAGCAAGTTGGTCTCCTGAACAGCCAATTGAACGGTGGCAACTctgctggtggtgatacCATGAATGGCGCATCACAAGAAATGGCACAGGGAGGAGAAATGGACACCGATATGAACACCAATGATGTGTCAGAATTGAATGC TCCCACTGGACCACGATCGATGCGAAATGGAAACTTCAGAGGCAACCGAGAGAAACGTATGCTTGGCCACATGTCAAAAGCCATGGACCGAACTGGCGACAACGCACTTCACAGGGTTCGAGGTAACGGTAACGAGAGAATTAACACTCATGGCCGAACTCCACCGTCCGGTCCCAGAAATGCACAAGGGCGGATGCAACGCGGCAACCGCGCCGCAAACCTCCAGGCCGGTTTAGCCGCAGGTCCCCAGAATGGCGCGTGGATGATGAACGGGCAACAGCCAAGCGAGATGGACAtcatggccatgatggagcagcaaaaCCAGATGATGTTTCAGTTGTCACAACAGTTGATGAGCGGAGGAGCAAACAACAATAGGGGGTTTGGAAACCAGCGCCGTGGCAAATCACTGTTCGACAGGGTTCAAAACCCTCACCAGCGAAGAGGAAATCAACATAATCAACAAGCCAACGCCGACGGCTCAAGAGAGAATACCGAGGGAGGCGAAGATGTCGAAATGTCTGGCGACAAGCGCAACCCTCCCAACCCCGACGATACCGTGTGCAAATACAACCTGCACTGCACAAACAGGGAGTGCAAATTTGCTCACCAGTCCCCGGTTGCGCCTCCCGGCGTAACGGTGGATGTCACCGATGTGTGCAGTTTTGGGGCTGCTTGCAAGAACAGAAAATGCGTAGGCCGACACCCATCGCCAGCCACCAAGCTTGCGCACCAGGGCGAACAGGACTGCAAGTTCTTCCCCAATTGCCAAAATCCGCGATGCCCATTCAGACATCCATCGATGCCTCTATGCCGCAACGGTGCCAACTGCACCACCGAGGGCTGCAAGTTCACTCACGTCAAGACAAAGTGCAAGTTCAATCCTTGCATGAACCCGACTTGTGCTTTTGCGCACGAAGAGGGCCAGCAAGGCGGGTTTAAAGACAAGGTCTGGACTGCAGAGTCGGGCACCAAGGACCATGTGAGCGACCGGAAATTCGTAAACGACAACGGCGAGACAGAGCTTGTGAGGCCTGACGACATGACGACGGACCAAGCGGCGCAGGACGCTGAGGTCATCGGATGA
- a CDS encoding protoporphyrinogen oxidase (similar to Metarhizium acridum CQMa 102 XP_007813458.1), giving the protein MARKRAKDSAMALLSLSSAIRTRSLRRLTLARHLATSTSTSQNDIAVLGGGLTGLTTAYYLAKQLPPTAKITLYEGTSRLGGWIRTDRLPVDVDGTKGTVSFERGPRTLSSNHLSTWKFDDLVLYDLALDLGLKVVTPPDQPRYIYYPDHLVTLPPAGSFAEFFREPLFLQSLWGGLGFLLRRMRSRAVPLKDMSVSEWLYEISGSRAVAENVASAMIHGIYGGDIDRLSARSVFDRFYWAYYLPSMGSDLRQMTMREQTFMSELSQDPQIRRMALKAKGALLHFGKEGMDSLPRALADALEGTPNVEIRKGIPVRDISYDAETEKVNITTGNWADEDQQHLEDKTTSSYDRVISTIASQDLASITGSKLPSLAETHSVSIMTVNMWYPKKHMKPPGFGYLIPRSVSREHNTERALGVFYDSDVGGAASPDEPEGTKLFVLMGGHYYDSGAPPPSESDAIEQAKSLLERHLGIPADTPCFAVSRFAKECIPQHYVGHNDRMMQVDQQLRDEFHGKLAVAGGSYSKIGAMGAIRAGYDIAKQTVGEGGWYTTGLESLEFPEPFVGVPISKIPVRRFRQLEQNRERA; this is encoded by the exons ATGGCTCGCAAACGAGCAAAAGACTCTGCCATGgccctcctctccctctcatCCGCCATCCGCACCCGCTCCCTCCGCCGCCTCACTCTCGCCCGCCACCTCGCAACCTCTACCTCTACATCGCAAAACGACATTGCCGTTCTGGGCGGCGGCCTCACCGGCCTCACGACGGCATACTACCTCGCCAAACAGCTCCCTCCGACCGCAAAAATCACCCTCTACGAAGGAACGTCCCGTCTAGGAGGGTGGATTCGAACGGACCGTCTGCCCGTGGATGTGGACGGCACAAAAGGCACAGTTAGCTTTGAGAGAGGCCCGCGCACCCTCTCGTCAAATCACCTGAGTACATGGAAATTTGACGACCTCGTCCTCTACGACCTG GCTCTCGATTTGGGACTCAAAGTCGTCACACCACCCGACCAACCTCGCTACATCTACTACCCAGACCATCTGGTCACGCTTCCCCCCGCAGGGAGTTTCGCCGAATTCTTCCGCGAGCCGCTCTTCCTACAATCGCTATGGGGAGGTCTGGGCTTCTTACTTCGGCGGATGAGGAGCCGCGCCGTTCCGCTCAAGGACATGTCCGTGTCGGAGTGGCTGTACGAAATCAGCGGGAGTAGAGCTGTGGCGGAGAATGTTGCGTCGGCCATGATACACGGTATATACGGTGGTGATATCGACAGGTTGAGTGCCAGATCGGTGTTTGATCGCTTCTACTGGGCGTATTATCTGCCTAGTATGGGCTCGGACTTGAgacagatgacgatgagggaGCAGACGTTTATGAGTGAGTTGTCACAGGATCCGCAGATTCGGAGGATGGCGTTAAAGGCAAAGGGGGCGTTGTTGCATTTCGGTAAGGAGGGAATGGATAGCTTGCCTAGGGCGCTGGCGGATGCGTTGGAGGGGACGCCGAATGTTGAGATTCGGAAGGGGATTCCAGTGCGCGATATAAGTTATGATGCGGAGACGGAAAAGGTCAAT ATCACGACAGGCAACTGGGCAGACGAAGACCAGCAACACCTCGAAGACAAGACCACCTCCTCCTACGACCGCGTCATCTCCACCATTGCCAGCCAGGACCTCGCCAGCATCACTGGCTCCAAGCTCCCCAGCCTGGCGGAAACACACTCCGTCTCCATCATGACTGTCAACATGTGGTATCCCAAGAAGCACATGAAGCCCCCTGGTTTCGGCTACCTGATCCCTCGCTCCGTCAGCAGGGAGCACAACACCGAGCGAGCCCTCGGTGTCTTTTACGACTCTGACGTCGGTGGTGCGGCGTCTCCCGACGAACCAGAAGGCACCAAACTGTTCGTCCTAATGGGCGGTCATTACTACGACTCGGGTGCCCCTCCGCCATCGGAATCAGATGCCATTGAGCAGGCCAAGTCTCTCCTGGAGCGACATCTCGGCATCCCCGCTGATACGCCGTGCTTTGCGGTGTCCCGGTTCGCCAAGGAATGCATTCCACAGCACTATGTCGGCCACAATGATCGCATGATGCAGGTTGATCAACAGCTACGGGACGAGTTTCACGGAAAGTTAGCAGTGGCGGGCGGATCGTATAGCAAGATTGGCGCAATGGGTGCTATCCGCGCGGGATACGATATTGCAAAGCAGACTGTTGGCGAAGGGGGCTGGTATACCACTGGCCTAGAGAGTTTAGAGTTTCCAGAACCATTTGTGGGCGTGCCGATTTCCAAAATCCCCGTCAGGAGGTTCAGACAGTTGGAGCAAAATAGGGAACGAGCTTGA
- a CDS encoding glucose-6-phosphate 1-dehydrogenase (similar to Aspergillus terreus NIH2624 XP_001208988.1): MELKENTSIVVLGASGDLAKKKTYPALFGLYRNQFLPKDVRIIGYARTKMDHEEYLKRIKSYIKTPTKEIEQQLENFLSLCSYISGQYDKDESFEVLNKHLAEIEEGRPETHRLFYMALPPSVFTIVSQHLKKCCYPPKGIARVIVEKPFGKDLASSRELQKSLEPDWKEEELFRIDHYLGKEMVKNILILRFGNSFLGATWNRHHIDNVQITFKEPFGTEGRGGYFDEFGIIRDVMQNHLLQVLTLLAMERPISFDSEDIRDEKVRVLRAIPAIEPKNVIIGQYGKSLDGSKPSYKEDDTVPKDSRCPTFCALVAYIKNERWDGVPFIMKAGKALNEQKTEIRIQFKDVTSGIFKDIPRNELVMRIQPNESVYIKMNSKLPGLSMQTVVTELDLTYRRRFSDLKIPEAYESLVLDCLKGDHSNFVRDDELDASWRIFTPLLHYLDDNKEIIPMEYPYGSRGPAVLDDFTASYGYKFSDAAGYQWPTTAASPPNKF; the protein is encoded by the exons ATGGAGCTGaaggagaatacatcaattGTTGTGCTGGGCGCGTCGGGTgatttggccaagaagaagacg TATCCTGCGCTCTTTGGCTTG TACCGAAATCAATTCCTGCCCAAAGATGTGAGAATCATCGGATACGCCCGTACCAAAATGGACCATGAGGAATACCTCAAGCGAATCAAGTCCTACATCAAGACTCCCACCAAGGAGATTGAGCAGCAACTCGAGAACTTCTTGAGTCTCTGCTCATACATCTCTGGCCAGTACGACAAGGATGAATCGTTTGAGGTGCTTAACAAGCACTTGGCCGAAATCGAAGAGGGTCGGCCCGAAACTCACCGATTGTTCTACATGGCTTTGCCTCCCAGTGTTTTCACAATCGTTTCTCAGCACCTGAAGAAATGCTGCTACCCACCCAAGGGCATTGCCAGAGTTATT GTCGAGAAACCTTTCGGCAAAGATCTTGCAAGCTCCCGTGAGCTACAAAAGTCACTCGAGCCCGATtggaaggaggaagagcttTTCCGTATTGACCACTACCTTGGCAAGGAAATGGTCAAGAATATTCTTATTCTCAGATTTGGTAACTCGTTCCTCGGCGCAACCTGGAACCGCCATCACATCGACAACGTCCAAATTACCTTCAAGGAGCCATTCGGCACCGAAGGCCGTGGTGGCTACTTCGACGAGTTTGGCATCATTCGAGACGTCATGCAGAACCATTTGCTGCAGGTCTTGACCCTGTTAGCCATGGAGCGACCCATTTCATTCGACTCGGAGGATATCCGTGATGAGAAAGTCCGCGTCCTGCGCGCTATTCCCGCAATTGAACCCAAGAATGTCATCATTGGACAATACGGAAAATCGCTGGACGGCAGCAAACCTTCGTACAAGGAAGACGACACTGTTCCCAAGGACTCAAGATGCCCGACTTTCTGCGCCTTGGTCGCCTACATCAAGAACGAGCGATGGGACGGTGTACCCTTTATTATGAAGGCCGGCAAAGCCCTCAATGAGCAAAAGACGGAAATTCGAATTCAGTTCAAGGATGTCACATCTGGTATTTTCAAGGATATTCCCCGAAATGAGTTGGTCATGCGCATTCAGCCCAACGAGAGTGTATACATTAAGATGAACTCTAAACTCCCTGGTCTGAGCATGCAGACTGTGGTTACTGAACTCGACCTCACCTATCGACGACGATTCTCAGACCTAAAAATTCCTGAGGCTTACGAGtctcttgttcttgattGCCTCAAGGGCGACCACTCCAACTTTGTCCGTGACGATGAGCTGGATGCCAGCTGGAGAATCTTCACCCCTCTGCTTCACTATCTCGACGACAACAAGGAGATTATCCCCATGGAGTATCCATACG gttCTCGCGGCCCTGCGGTGCTTGATGACTTTACTGCTTCTTACGGCTATAAATTCAGCGACGCCGCCGGCTACCAATGGCCAACAACTGCGGCTTCTCCTCCTAACAAGTT CTAA
- a CDS encoding Pfs, NACHT and WD domain-containing protein (similar to Beauveria bassiana ARSEF 2860 XP_008601084.1) encodes MDGDASIRPAALKCLCERPLSDEAVPDMTALLKNAATGIRLAVLEAVRGRVWCNKPFQDVVSLFKDEDSNVRRAAVNALNVTVFRFDEMLSEVASLLRDKYSRVRRAAFILLCRTSGLPDRLIREISSRDENSHIWNAASEVEPCNLEAELRLAAIQEVARSLGNELFSDRVRVLQLLTELPELPNDVIQKMVKLLEDRENVVRHQAWVSLERHPESCQVLFSGPFAAQFYKHLLRRSYFEQYILYFDHGSLCAGTAGDVRRFPAPNWQDILVRIGDFRMQLPSEFHKCICICGRGKLSRYGLTGNKNWGWCFAEKNRDARCLYTIASNAVYP; translated from the coding sequence ATGGATGGGGACGCAAGCATCCGACCAGCCGCCCTGAAATGCCTTTGCGAGCGGCCCTTGTCTGATGAAGCGGTACCGGACATGACCGCGTTGCTCAAAAATGCGGCCACTGGCATTCGGCTAGCCGTATTGGAAGCCGTGAGGGGACGAGTATGGTGCAATAAACCATTTCAGGATGTAGTCTCACTGTTCAAAGACGAAGACTCGAACGTCCGACGAGCCGCCGTCAATGCCCTGAACGTTACGGTCTTCCGTTTCGACGAAATGCTGAGCGAGGTGGCCTCACTGCTTAGAGACAAGTACAGTCGTGTTAGGAGAGCCGCATTTATCTTGCTATGTCGAACATCTGGCTTGCCTGATCGATTAATTAGGGAAATATCGTCACGGGACGAGAATAGCCATATCTGGAACGCAGCTAGTGAAGTTGAACCCTGCAACCTCGAGGCTGAGCTACGCTTGGCTGCAATCCAAGAAGTAGCGCGGAGCCTCGGAAATGAATTGTTCTCAGATAGGGTCAGGGTTCTTCAATTACTGACTGAATTGCCCGAGTTGCCGAATGATGTGATTCAAAAGATGGTGAAACTTCTTGAAGACAGGGAGAATGTCGTACGACATCAAGCCTGGGTTTCCTTGGAAAGGCATCCGGAATCATGCCAAGTTCTTTTCAGTGGTCCTTTTGCCGCACAGTTCTACAAGCACTTACTCCGTCGAAGTTATTTTGAGCAGTATATTTTATACTTCGACCATGGCAGTCTCTGCGCTGGTACCGCAGGAGATGTCAGGAGATTTCCCGCTCCGAACTGGCAGGATATCCTGGTCAGGATTGGCGATTTCCGGATGCAGTTGCCATCAGAATTCCACAAGTGCATATGCATCTGTGGCCGCGGCAAGCTTAGTCGATATGGGTTGACAGGAAACAAAAATTGGGGTTGGTGCTTCGCTGAAAAAAACCGCGATGCAAGATGTCTGTACACGATCGCTTCAAACGCGGTGTATCCATGA